One genomic window of Globicephala melas chromosome 8, mGloMel1.2, whole genome shotgun sequence includes the following:
- the NUMA1 gene encoding nuclear mitotic apparatus protein 1 isoform X5 — translation MTLHATRAAALLSWVNSLHVADPVEAVVQLQDCSVFLRIIDSIHGTDEGQQILQQPVPERLEFVCSFLQKNRKHPSSPERLVSVQKVMEGSELELAKMTMLLLYHSSMSSRSPRDWEQFEYKIQAELAVILKFVLDHEDGLNLNEDSENFLQKAPVPSPCSSTISEELSPPSHQAKREVRFLELQKVASSSGNNFLPGSPASPMGDILQTPQFQMRRLKKQLADERNNRDELELELAENRKLLTEKDAQIAVMQQRIDRLALLHEKQAASPLEPRELEELRGKNESLTIRLHETLRQCQDLKTEKSQMDRKINQLSEENGDLSFKLREFASHLQQLQGALNELTEEHSKATREWVEKQTHLEKELGTALQDKKCLEEKNEILQGKLSQLEEHLAQLRENPPREKGEVLGDVLQLETLKQEAATLAADNTQLQARVEVLETELGQREAKLLAERSHFEEEKQQLASLIAELQGSLSNLGQAKEELEQASQAQGARLSAQVATMTSELATLNATVQQRDQELAGLKQQAQTEQAQLAQTLQRQEQASQSLRQQVEQLSSSLEQKEQQLEEATKEQKATRRDHAQQLAAAAEEREASLRERDAALQQLEALGKEKAAELEVLQQQLQAASEARDSAQTSVTQARREKAELSQKVEELHARAEAAHQERCEAQAQMTELKAQLRSEQQKATERETVAQEKAQLQEQVRALEESLKVTKGSLEEEKHRAADILEEQQRCISRLEAEARSLVEQHEQEQQELEEEKAGRRGLEARLQQLGEAHQAKTEALRQELAEAIASQREAESECEQLAKEVATWRERYEDSQQEEAQYGAIFQEQLMTLKEECEKARQELQEAKEKVAGIEAHSELQIGRQQSELAQLHASLARALQQVQEKEVRAQKLADDLSALQEKMAATSKEVVRLEALVRKAGEQHETASQELLKEPPRAGDRESEWLKEHQGRPFCSTQAALQAMEREAEQMGSELERLRAALMESQGQQQEERGQQEREVARLTQERGRAQADLALEKAAKAELEMRLQNALNEQRVEFAALQEALARALMEKEGKDQELAKLRGQEAAQGAELKELQQTVERLKEQLAGKEEECPQSLGTASREDASGSGAQSEATGKTEQTGPELEALRAEVSRLEQQVCEYQEKSSSLERSLEAERASHAEQASALETLRGQLEQKAQELGSGQDTLASAQRELATLRAKAQEHGKAEDGWKAQVARSQQEAERKNSLISSLEEEVSILNRQVLEKEGESKELKRLVSAESEKSQKLEERLRLLQAETASSSARAAERSSALREEVQTLREEAEKQRVASESLRQELASQAERAEELGQELKAWQEKFFQKEQALSALQLEHTSTQALVSELLPAKHLCQQLQAEQAATEKRHREELEQSKQAAGGLHAELLRAQRELGELVPLRQKVAEQERAAQQLRAEKASYAEQLSMLKKAHGLLAEENRGLGERANLGRQFLEVELDQAREKYGQELAAVRAEAETRLAEMQREAQSSARELEVMTAKYEGAKAKVLEERQRFQEERQKLTAQVEQLELFQREQTKQVEELSKKLADHDQASKVQQQKLKAQGGESQQEAQRLQAQLNELQAQLSQKEQAAEHYKLQMEKAKTHYDAKKQQNQELQEQLRGLEQLQTENKELRAEADRLGRELQQAGLKTREAEQTCRHLTAQVRSLEAQVAHADQQLRDLGKFQVATDALKSREPQAKPQLDLSIDSLDLSCEEGTPLTITSKLPRTQPDGTSIPGEPASPISQRLPPKKLDVEEPDSANSSFYSTQSAPASQAGPRAASSTQSLARLGSPDDGNSALLSLPGYRPTTRSSARRSQAGVSSGAPPGRNSFYMGTCQDEPEQLDDWNRIAELQQRNRVCPPHLKTCYPLESRPSLSLPTITDEEIKTGDPRETLRRASMQPAQIAEGTGITTRQQRKRVSAEPHQGPGTPESKKATTCFPRPMTPRDRHEGRRQSTTEAQKKAAPAVVKQADRRQSMAFSILNTPKKLGNSLLRRAASKKAPSKASPNPRSGTRRSPRIATTTASAATAAAIAAATATPRAKGKVEALSGKGEGSALRNLAKQ, via the exons ATGACCATGCTGCTCTTATACCACTCCTCCATGAGCTCCAGAAGTCCCAGGGACTGGGAACAATTTGAATACAAGATTCAG GCTGAGTTAGCTGTCATTCTCAAATTTGTGCTGGACCATGAGGATGGACTAAACCTGAATGAGGACTCAGAGAACTTCTTACAGAAAG CTCCTGTCCCTTCCCCCTGTTCCAGCACCATCTCTGAAGAGCTCTCCCCACCCAGCCACCAGGCCAAGAGGGAGGTTCGCTTCCTAGAGCTACAGAAAGTCGCCTCTTCCAGTGGGAACAA CTTCCTCCCAGGTTCTCCAGCCTCCCCCATGGGTGACATTCTGCAGACCCCACAATTCCAGATGAGGCGGCTGAAGAAGCAGCTTGCAGATGAGAGAAATAATCGAGACGAGCTGGAGCTGGAGTTGGCCGAGAACCGCAAGCTCCTCACAGAGAAGG ATGCGCAGATAGCCGTGATGCAGCAGCGCATCGACCGCCTGGCTCTGCTGCACGAGAAGCAGGCAGCCAGTCCGCTGGAGCCCAGGGAGCTTGAGGAGCTCCGTGGCAAGAATGAGAG CCTCACCATACGGCTCCACGAAACTCTGAGGCAGTGCCAGGACCTGAAGACAGAGAAGAGCCAGATGGATCGCAAAATTAACCAGCTTTCTGAAGAGAATGGGGACCTTTCCTTTAAG CTGCGGGAGTTTGCCAGTCACCTGCAGCAACTACAGGGGGCCCTCAATGAACTGACAGAAGAGCACAGCAAGGCCACTCGGGAGTGGGTGGAGAAGCAGACCCATCTGGAGAAGGAGCTCGGCACAGCCCTGCAGGACAAG AAATGCCTTGAAGAGAAGAATGAAATCCTTCAGGGAAAACTTTCACAGCTGGAAGAACATTTGGCCCAGCTGCGGGAGAACCCACCCCGGGAGAAGGGCGAGGTGCTGGGTGATGTCTTGCAG CTGGAGACTCTCAAACAAGAGGCAGCCACTCTCGCTGCAGACAACACCCAGCTCCAAGCCAGAGTGGAGGTGCTGGAGACTGAGCTGGGCCAGCGGGAAGCCAAGTTGCTTGCCGAGCGGAGCCActttgaagaagaaaagcagcAGTTGGCCAGCCTGATTGCCGAGCTGCAGGGCTCCCTGTCCAACCTTGGCCAGGCCAAGGAAGAGCTGGAGCAGGCCTCTCAGGCTCAAGGGGCCCGGCTGTCTGCCCAGGTGGCCACGATGACCTCCGAGCTCGCCACCCTCAATGCCACCGTCCAGCAGCGGGATCAAGAACTGGCTGGCCTGAAGCAGCAGGCCCAAACAGAGCAGGCGCAGCTCGCGCAGACCCTCCAGCGGCAGGAACAGGCCTCCCAGAGCCTCCGCCAGCAGGTGGAGCAGCTGAGCAGCAGCCTGGAGCAGAAGGAACAGCAGTTGGAAGAGGCCACCAAGGAGCAGAAGGCCACCCGGCGAGACCACGCCCAGCAGCTGGCCGCTGCGGCTGAGGAGCGGGAGGCCTCTTTACGGGAGAGGGATGCGGCCCTCCAGCAGCTGGAGGCACTGGGGAAGGAGAAGGCCGCCGAGCTGGAAGTCCTGCAACAGCAGCTTCAGGCTGCTAGTGAAGCCCGGGACAGTGCCCAGACCTCGGTGACACAGGCCCGGCGGGAGAAGGCAGAGCTGAGCCAGAAGGTGGAGGAGCTCCATGCCCGTGCTGAGGCAGCCCACCAGGAGCGGTGTGAGGCGCAGGCCCAGATGACAGAGCTGAAGGCCCAGCTGAGGTCTGAGCAGCAAAAAGCAACCGAGAGAGAAACGGTGGCCCAGGAGAAGGCCCAGCTCCAGGAGCAGGTCCGGGCCCTTGAGGAGTCCTTGAAGGTCACCAAGGGCAGCCTGGAAGAGGAGAAGCACAGGGCTGCAGACATCCTGGAAGAGCAGCAGCGATGCATCTCCAGGCTGGAGGCAGAGGCCCGGAGCCTGGTGGAGCAGCACGAGCAGGAACAGCAGGAGCTGGAAGAAGAGAAGGCTGGGCGCAGGGGGCTGGAGGCCCGACTGCAGCAGCTCGGGGAGGCCCATCAGGCCAAGACAGAAGCCCTGCGGCAGGAGCTGGCTGAGGCCATCGCCTCCCAGCGCGAGGCTGAGAGTGAGTGTGAGCAGCTTGCCAAGGAGGTGGCCACCTGGCGTGAGCGGTACGAGGACAGCCAGCAGGAGGAGGCACAGTACGGAGCCATATTCCAGGAACAGCTGATGACCCTGAAGGAGGAATGCGAGAAGGCCCGCCAGGAGCTGCAGGAGGCAAAGGAGAAGGTGGCAGGGATAGAGGCCCACAGCGAGCTCCAGATCGGCCGGCAGCAGAGTGAGCTTGCTCAGCTCCACGCCAGCCTGGCCAGGGCCCTGCAGCAGGTCCAGGAGAAGGAGGTCAGGGCCCAGAAGCTCGCAGACGACCTGTCCGCTCTGCAGGAGAAGATGGCTGCCACCAGCAAGGAGGTGGTCCGCCTGGAGGCCTTGGTGCGCAAGGCGGGTGAGCAGCATGAAACGGCCTCCCAGGAGCTACTCAAGGAGCCGCCCAGGGCAGGAGACAGAGAGTCGGAGTGGCTGAAAGAGCATCAGGGACGCCCGTTCTGCAGCACGCAGGCTGCACTGCAGGCCATGGAGCGTGAGGCAGAGCAAATGGGCAGTGAGCTGGAGAGGCTGCGCGCCGCGCTGATGGAGAGCCAggggcagcagcaggaggagcGTGGACAGCAGGAGAGGGAGGTGGCGCGGCTGACCCAGGAGCGGGGCCGGGCCCAAGCCGACCTTGCCCTGGAGAAGGCCGCCAAGGCCGAGCTTGAGATGCGGCTGCAGAATGCCCTCAACGAGCAGCGTGTGGAGTTTGCTGCCTTGCAGGAGGCACTGGCCCGCGCCCTGATGGAAAAGGAGGGGAAGGATCAGGAGCTGGCCAAGCTTCGTGGGCAGGAGGCAGCCCAGGGGGCAGAGCTGAAGGAGCTTCAGCAGACTGTGGAGCGGCTGAAGGAACAGCTGGCCGGGAAAGAGGAGGAGTGCCCACAGTCTCTAGGGACGGCCAGCCGAGAAGACGCTTCCGGGTCGGGAGCCCAGTCTGAGGCTACCGGAAAGACGGAGCAAACAGGCCCGGAGCTGGAGGCTCTGCGGGCAGAGGTGAGCAGGCTGGAGCAACAGGTCTGCGAGTATCAGGAGAAGTCCTCCAGCCTGGAGCGCAGCCTCGAGGCTGAGCGCGCCTCCCACGCGGAGCAGGCCAGTGCTCTGGAGACTTTGCGGGGCCAGTTAGAGCAGAAGGCCCAGGAACTGGGGAGCGGTCAGGACACCTTAGCCTCAGCCCAGAGGGAGCTGGCCACCCTCCGCGCCAAGGCCCAAGAGCACGGCAAGGCTGAGGATGGGTGGAAGGCACAGGTGGCCCGGAGTCAGCAGGAGGCTGAGAGGAAAAACAGCCTCATCAGCAGCTTGGAGGAGGAGGTGTCCATCCTGAACCGCCAGGTGCTGGAGAAGGAAGGCGAGAGCAAGGAGTTGAAGCGGCTGGTTAGTGCCGAGTCAGAGAAGagtcagaagctggaagagaggcTGCGTCTGCTCCAGGCAGAGACGGCCAGCAGCAGCGCCAGGGCCGCGGAACGCAGTTCCGCTCTGCGGGAGGAGGTCCAGACCCTCCGGGAGGAGGCAGAGAAGCAGCGGGTGGCTTCCGAGAGCCTGAGGCAGGAGCTGGCCTCGCAGGCAGAGCGAGCAGAAGAGCTGGGCCAAGAGTTGAAGGCTTGGCAGGAGAAGTTCTTCCAGAAGGAGCAGGCCCTGTCTGCCCTGCAGCTTGAGCACACCAGCACGCAGGCCCTGGTGAGCGAGCTGCTGCCCGCTAAGCACCTGTGCCAGCAGCTGCAGGCTGAGCAGGCAGCCACTGAGAAACGCCATCGAGAGGAGCTGGAGCAGAGCAAGCAGGCAGCCGGTGGGCTGCACGCAGAGCTGCTGCGGGCCCAGCGCGAGCTCGGGGAGCTGGTGCCCCTGCGGCAGAAGGTGGCAGAGCAGGAGCGAGCAGCCCAGCAGCTGCGGGCAGAGAAGGCCAGCTACGCAGAGCAGCTGAGCATGCTGAAGAAGGCTCATGGCCTGCTGGCGGAGGAGAACCGGGGGCTGGGCGAGCGGGCCAACCTCGGCCGGCAGTTCCTGGAAGTGGAGCTGGACCAGGCCCGGGAGAAGTACGGCCAAGAGCTGGCAGCTGTGCGTGCTGAGGCTGAGACCCGTCTGGCCGAGATGCAGCGGGAGGCACAGAGTTCTGCCCGGGAGCTGGAGGTGATGACTGCCAAGTACGAGGGTGCCAAGGCCAAGGTCCTGGAGGAGAGGCAGCGTTTCCAGGAGGAGAGGCAGAAACTCACAGCCCAG GTGGAGCAGCTAGAGTTATTTCAGAGAGAGCAAACTAAGCAG gTGGAAGAACTGAGTAAGAAGCTAGCTGACCATGACCAAGCCAGCAAGGTGCAGCAGCAGAAGCTGAAG gcccagggaggtgagAGCCAGCAAGAGGCGCAGCGCCTCCAGGCCCAGCTGAATGAGCTGCAGGCCCAGCTGAGCCAGAAGGAGCAGGCGGCTGAGCACTACAAGCTGCAG ATGGAGAAGGCCAAGACTCATTATGATGCCAAGAAGCAGCAGAACCAAGAGCTGCAGGAGCAGCTGCGGGGCCTGGAGCAGCTGCAGACAGAGAACAAGGAGCTGCGGGCTGAAGCGGATCGGCTGGGCCGGGAACTGCAGCAGGCCGGGCTGAAGACCAGGGAGGCCGAGCAGACCTGCCGTCACCTCACCGCCCAGGTGCGCAGCCTGGAGGCACAG GTTGCCCACGCTGACCAGCAGCTTCGGGACCTGGGCAAGTTCCAGGTGGCGACTGACGCCTTAAAGAGCCGGGAGCCGCAGGCTAAGCCTCAGCTGGACTTGAGCATTGACAGCCTGGATCTGAGCTGCGAGGAGGGGACCCCACTCACTATCACCAG CAAGTTGCCTCGTACCCAGCCAGATGGCACCAGCATCCCTGGAGAGCCAGCCTCGCCCATCTCCCAGCGTCTGCCCCCCAAG AAGCTAGATGTGGAGGAGCCAGACAGCGCCAACTCCTCCTTCTATAGCACGCAGTCTGCCCCTGCTTCCCAGGCTGGCCCGAGAGCTGCCTCCTCTACCCAGTCTCTAGCCCGCCTGGGCTCTCCCGACGACGGCAACTCGGCTCTGCTAAGCCTGCCTGGCTACCGGCCCACCACTCGCAGCTCCGCTCGCCGCTCCCAGGCTGGGGTGTCCAGCGGGGCCCCTCCAG GCAGGAACAGCTTCTACATGGGCACTTGCCAGGATGAGCCTGAGCAGCTGGATGACTGGAACCGCATTGCAGAGTTGCAGCAGCGCAATCGAGTGTGCCCCCCGCACTTAAAGACCTGCTACCCTCTGGAGTCCAGG CCTTCCCTGAGCCTGCCTACCATCACAGATGAGGAGATAAAAACCGGTGACCCCCGGGAGACCCTGCGCCGAGCGAGCATGCAGCCAGCCCAGATAGCTGAGGGCACTGGCATCACCACCCGGCAGCAGCGCAAACGGGTCTCCGCAGAGCCCCACCAGGGCCCTGGCACCCCCGAG TCTAAGAAGGCCACCACCTGTTTCCCACGCCCCATGACTCCCCGGGACCGACACGAAGGGCGCAGACAGAGCACTACCGAGGCCCAGAAGAAAGCAGCTCCAGCTGTTGTTAAACAG GCTGACCGACGCCAGTCAATGGCTTTCAGCATCCTCAACACACCCAAGAAGCTCGGGAATAGCCTTCTGCGGAGGGCAGCCTCTAAGAAAGCCCCATCCAAGgcctcccccaacccccgcaGTGGGACCCGCCGCTCTCCTCGCATCGCCACCACCACAGCCAGTGCCGCCACTGCCGCCGCCATCGCCGCTGCCACTGCCACCCCTCGGGCCAAGGGCAAGGTGGAGGCACtgtcagggaagggagagggttcGGCTCTTAGGAATCTG gcAAAGCAATAA